The following proteins are co-located in the Stegostoma tigrinum isolate sSteTig4 chromosome 39, sSteTig4.hap1, whole genome shotgun sequence genome:
- the LOC125447736 gene encoding EH domain-containing protein 2-like: MSWTQGSDSVLLFYDYDAPCLAVAVVDKDSFTFPSLSALESHLCYDLAAVLQWFAQRVDRIILLFDAHKLEISDEFSEAIRALKGNEDKIRVVLNKADQVDTQQLMRVYGALMWSLGKVINTPEVMRVYIGSFWSEPLLISENRKLFELEEQDLFLDLQNLPRNAALRKLNDLVKRARLVRVHAYIMSYLKKEMRGVLRKENKKKQLISNLPEIFRNIQLEHHISAGDFPDFERMQEQLRVHDFSKFPSLKPKMMDELDHMLTYDVAKLMPLVRQEEMEMPEQLVHGGAFDGTSNGPFVEGIVDGTCEAADDDDEWVVTKDKPKYDEIFYNLSPMDGKINGVKAKNWMITTKLPNSVLGRIWKLSDVDKDGMLDDEEFALANHLIEVKLDGHGLPTVLPGYLVPPSKRRQVGSAE; the protein is encoded by the exons atgagttggactcaAGGATCTGATTCAGTGCTGCTCTTCTATGACTATGATGCCCCTTGTCTG GCTGTGGCTGTTGTAGACAAGGACAGCTTTACTTTCCCATCCCTGAGTGCCCTTGAATCTCATCTCT GTTATGATCTTGCTGCTGTACTGCAGTGGTTCGCACAGCGAGTGGATCGGATCATCCTCCTGTTCGACGCTCACAAGCTGGAGATCTCGGATGAATTCTCGGAGGCGATCCGGGCCCTGAAGGGGAATGAGGACAAGATCCGAGTTGTCTTGAACAAGGCCGACCAGGTGGACACCCAGCAGCTGATGCGGGTCTACGGGGCCCTGATGTGGTCGCTCGGTAAAGTCATCAACACGCCCGAGGTGATGCGGGTCTACATCGGCTCCTTCTGGTCCGAGCCCCTCCTCATCTCCGAGAACCGGAAGCTGTTTGAGCTGGAGGAGCAGGATCTGTTCCTGGATCTGCAGAACCTGCCTCGGAATGCTGCCCTGAGGAAGCTGAATGATTTGGTGAAGAGAGCCCGACTCGTGAGG GTCCATGCCTATATCATGAGCTACCTGAAGAAAGAAATGCGAGGTGTCCTCAGGAAGGAGAATAAAAAGAAGCAGCTGATCTCCAATCTGCCAGAAATCTTCAGAAACATCCAGCTGGAGCACCATATCTCGGCAGGAGATTTTCCAGACTTTGAGAGGATGCAG GAGCAGCTCCGGGTCCATGACTTCTCAAAATTCCCTTCCCTCAAGCCCAAGATGATGGATGAGCTGGATCATATGCTCACCTATGATGTCGCTAAGCTGATGCCTTTGGTGAGACAAGAGGAGATGGAGATGCCAGAACAATTGGTCCATGGTGGTGCATTCGATGGGACCTCCAATGGGCCATTTGTCGAAGGCATTGTGGATGGAACCTGTGAAGCAGCAGATGACGATGACGAATGGGTTGTCACGAAGGACAAGCCAAAATATGATGAAATTTTCTACAATCTATCACCAATGGATGGTAAGATCAATGGGGTAAAGGCGAAGAATTGGATGATCACAACCAAGCTGCCAAACTCTGTACTTGGGAGGATCTGGAAACTTTCCGATGTCGATAAGGATGGAATGCTGGATGATGAAGAATTTGCCTTGGCCAATCATCTCATTGAGGTGAAGCTGGATGGCCATGGGCTTCCCACCGTGTTACCTGGTTACCTTGTCCCTCCGTCAAAGAGGAGGCAGGTGGGATCTGCTGAGTAA